Proteins from a single region of Gasterosteus aculeatus chromosome Y, fGasAcu3.hap1.1, whole genome shotgun sequence:
- the LOC144390944 gene encoding tetratricopeptide repeat protein 23-like, which produces MSDVHANTRTRAGSSKRAAQSGESVESLSRGATASPCSPGPLRPPQTRDAQEEFIMMAPEEKLKYLDSHAQAREDNQEWDACIQDLVRCVALCRLLSADDRLKLAQAHARLATAYFQLKGWGLQAKEHSALARELLLPLCSPTSSCRDDKLKVPVCLLSVHLTHGGASLHTDKYPSP; this is translated from the exons ATGTCTGATGTTCATGCCAACACCAGAACACGAGCCGGCTCCTCCAAGCGCGCTGCGCA ATCTGGTGAAAGCGTGGAGAGCCTCAGCAGGGGCGCCACCGCGTCTCCGTGTTCCCCGGGTCCACTGAGGCCCCCTCAGACACGAGATGCTCAGGAGGAATTCATCATGATGGCACCTGAAGAAAAGCTCAAATACTTAGACAGCCACGCTCAGGCCCGCGAGGACAACCAAGAG TGGGACGCCTGCATTCAGGACCTGGTGCGTTGTGTGGCTCTGTGTCGGCTGCTCTCTGCCGATGACCGTCTAAAACTGGCACAGGCCCACGCCAGACTGGCTACAGCATATTTCCAGTTGAAAG GTTGGGGCCTGCAGGCCAAGGAGCACTCGGCTCTGGccagggagctgctgctgcctctctgCTCCCCCACCTCGTCCTGCAGGGACGACAAGCTCAAGgttcctgtgtgtctcctgagCGTGCACCTCACACATGGTGGCGCTTCACTGCATACAGACAAATATCCTTCGCCgtga